The segment ATCCAAGCATACTGAGAAATAAGCTCAAAACCAAATAAATAGCCCACCCCGCCTTTTTAGGTTTCACCTTTTTAATGTAATTTTAAAACACCTTATAATTCCCACTGTTGGTGCACACCCCCAAagtattttcaattttctccttgggtGCCCACTTAgacaaatatttaataaattaaataacttttaagttaaatatttaatttaacttttatAACTTAACGTTATTTAAATTAAATGCTTCTGACCACATTAAAAACTGAAATATCATCATCACTTCTAGTAACTGACATCTCAAAAGAGAAATATTGCCAACTGCTCAAGTTGGTGTCCCTctggcacttactaaaaatagcatggACAAATTGTCCAAATCCACTTCTAGAAAAGGGCGTCATGCAAATCTCAACTGACTGAGTTCAATGCGATATCTGTCATTGTCAAATAAGCTGGATTAAGCTATCACCAAGAGTCCCCTAACCATAACTCATTTGCCTATGGGAACCCGCTAAAGAGGCTGATGGTCACCATGCTGAAAGTGGTTAGGAAGGGGGCATTACAGTCTAAAACTTTGGACACCCACCTTGATGCATTGTTCTGGAAATTTTTCTTCAGGAAACCCTAAATTCTCCTAGTAGGCTTACATCTGTTGCACACCTCACATTGCAAAACTGCTTTGAAATGTAGAACTCGTTTTCCTTTAAGGTGCCAACCTACACATGCAAATTAAACTTGAAAATGTTAACACCATTTTGCTTTGTTGAGTGTGTACTTGACAATGTAAATGTATACTTCTGTCTTTGAACTTGTTTTTACTCAGTTGTGTATTTGTATATGCAAATTCAAACTTGATCTTGGAAATGTCAATTTCTTTGCAGAGGTGCACCCCTGATGATACAAATTTAGCATTCGAAAAGTTACTTTCTTCGTACTAGGCTACTAGCATGCACCTCACAATGTGATTGTGGCCTTTGTCAAAGAAATCTGCTGTGTTCATATATAGGCCTGCACCTGTATACTCATATACTCTTGGAAATTTGTTTTCACTTATCTGCTTGCAATTGTGTATTGACACACATTTTTTGTTTTCGTCCTTGGTTTAACAGCAACATGCACATGCCAGGGGATCTATGGATTTGTTTATTGCAATTTATTTTTTGTATTCATGTGTGCAACTGCTCATGGTTGTGATGTTGACAAACaaaattctttttttatttttatgtattatgATGCCCACGTAAGTCTTCATAGATGTCTGGTCATTTGTTTTTTGAAATTTATCGACTACTGTTCTTGGATGCATGTGTAGTTAAGTCTTATCTGCAAATTTATTGAACCCTAAACTCTAGTTTTTTTTTCTTGTGAAGTGCCTGTCACTTTTATATGCACTCACTTTCCTATTTTGAGGTGCATGCTTATGTATAAtggcatatgattttttgacatttcAAAATGGTCTTTTACTCTTTACCCTCTAAAGGGTGCACCTTGACTCTGCCATGCAAATTTCTGGATCTTGACACCAAAATTTTATCTTTATCTTACATAGAGTATCGCTTACAACAGCCTTGCAAATGCTCAAAAAGGTCAAATCTAGTTGTCTACGAGCACACTCTGTAAACATTTATGCCATGGTGGAAAACCTACTTTCTCTTGAAAGTAATGATACTCAGACAAGTGCTGGGAACAATGCGTGTTGATAATTACAATTAGAAACTGCTTCAATGTGCATAGGGTATTATCCAAATTGGGGTAACTTGATTTTCATGCAAGGTCTGCCAAACGATTAAGGTTTTCCATAGAAGGCGCAGGAGGAGACTGGCCCATAGAGGAGGAAGTTGGATTTGTTATGATGCCTGGTTGTAGTGCTTCATAACAAAATGAATGTTCCAAGAATGTCCTGTGCCAGATGCCCCTTCTGTTACAGACCCCACGGGCTTGACCCAAAGACGGTCTTTCTAATGCCCAAAACTAGTCATAAATACATTATTTTGCAAGTTTTTAAGAAAGATATGACACATTGTCATAGGCCATAGGGTGCTTGATAGCTTGGTTTAAATGTTGAAAAAACAGATTATGAAGCTTGTAACTGGTGTGCAATGAATCCATCGGAGTGCCATATGATCAGTGTAAGGCATGCAGCTATTCTTCTGTGCTTATGACACACTTAACCTTGGAATCCATGAGAGCAGAATGGTTAGGAAGTCAAAGCACAGTAAAGGTAAAAGGTATTATCAATCACATTCATCATGCAATTCTGCCTGCTAAGTAATCCCAGGAAAGGTATTTTGTGATGCTAAGTCAATTTTGTGATGCTAAGTCAATGGTAAATCATGACTAGAAAGAATGTTGGCAGTTTTGTTAGCCTCTTGAAACACATGAAGAAATTGTGAGAGGAGGCTGTATAGATTTTATTAGCCTGTCTTTTATGTCCAATTAATCACCCCATGCCCACCAGGTCTTGGTTGCTCTTAAAGTTGtcattaaagtttggtttaacAACATCCAATGCTCGAGCAAACCACTTAACTATAGCACTGTTTAGTGTACCCATCTGACACTTATTTGGTACCTTGCCTATTATCGGGAGGTAAATCATCATCTAATATTAGTATTTGGTAGTGTATTTTCTTGCATGGATTCCTGTTAGATTGTAGTTCATTATTGTGTTTGAGCATCTTAAGTTATTTTACTTATCAGTTGCTATTTGTAGATaaaattttcctttttcattttcagGCCTCCAACATACCAGGTTGCAGTGGTGGGTTCGAGTGCTACTCCTGTTATGCTGACTGCTTCTGTGCAGTCATCCATTCCCTCTTATCAAGTTCCTTCCTATGCTATCAGTTCTGTCAGTGTAGGACCTTATGCTGGTGTTTACCCACAAGCTGTAATGTCATACACACAAACAAATGTACCCAATGTGCAGTCATTAGTTTCAGCAGATACACTTAGTCTAAGCTCGTCGATTCCACAACCTGGCTCAGTCAATTCAGTAACTTCAATGGCAACAGAGATTAACAAGTAAGCTTTCCCTAAGCTCTCTAGATTCTAGTTTGGAAGAAAGCTGATTAGGTTTCATGGAAATGGATTTCTTAAAATCAGTTATGATTTTTACAGGTCATCAACTACAAGAGTTTACAATGCAGTTCCCCCACCTCAGCAGTTGATGTCCGAGACAGTAATTACAAAAGCAAATACAGTTAAAAGTGATGTAATGTCTGAATTGGAATCCTCTGCTTTAGGTACCGACTTGGCAGTGGTAGCCTCTTCATCATCAAATGCATGTATAAGCTTGCTGGGAAACACATCCTCGAGTATTGCTACTTTGCTAAACCTTGCAGGCACAGGGGTGTATCCACAACTTCAGCAGAACCAGCAAACACAATCTGTGCATATTTCAGGTGCATCTTCTGGAACAAGCTATAATGGGTATGGTGGCATATATCCCCAAGCTACACCGTTGCAGCAGGTAGCGCTTGCTCTTCAAAGACCGCCACCTCCGGTTTCTGTGAAGCCTGGCTCTCTGATTTCAGCAAATGTACCGACAAAGGCCCAATCAAGTTATTCCAATGGACAAATTGGGAAGCAGCCTCCAAAACGAAGAAAATTTCAGGAACTTCCAGTGGCATCAAAGCAGCCTTCACGAGACTATCAGGTGCGATAAGAATATCAACCTTTTTTGCTATTGTTATGGTTGATGTCTGAGAAAACAGGATCATCCCAGTCTTGATTCTGTGAGGTCAACAACCATAACACTAGCAATTTGGTCAACTGACTTTTATCAAGATTGTTATCTCTGTGTAGGTTCATTTAGAATATTGCTTGGTAGTCAGGAAGCGGTAAGTGCAAAGGGTGAATATATTATCAACCCTCGTTTCCCTGAGAAAAGATGGTGCTTTCTTAATCTGGGAAGTTAAGTGATAGTATTAAAATTGCAAAATGGATTCGCACTTTGAaagatctatattttaaaaatgattttcaAACTTTATATGTGTGTTTTACATGCTAAGACAATAatattttttgtgaatttttcGGGTTAGGCTGATTATTATTATATGTACCAGGTATTTTCTCTGACCTGCTATCGCGTTGACTCTTGCGAACCCATCTATGTGGATCTTCATTTGCATGTTTCACAGGGTTGGAATTTGCAGCTACATACAAAAGGAAGCTGCAGGCAAAAGCACCAATGCAGCTATTCAAATATTGTTTTAAACCACTGAATTGTTctttagtttttatattttttatttgttttaacaCATTTATTATTTTTCTATAGTATTTTTTTTGTTTGTCTTCGGTCTTCATTGTGCATAGAACAATTTTCCTCAAGGGCTTCAGAGTCGAAATCCTATATGTTACTAGTCTTTTGCGTGGGAAACAATTCTGCTCAGGTCGCTTGGTTGCATGTGTACACTCTGGAGAATTTCTGCTTTTTTGAGGCAGCATTGCCTTTACTGTTGGGAgttatttttctctattttgccCCTTTAGTGGAGTTGTGTGTGTAGGAAACCTGCACTATACATGTTGGCTATTTTGAGTTGTTAAATTGCTTCCAGCTCCTTTCATATTTTGCTGTATCTAGTACATACTGAGTTGTTGGATCTATTTGTTGGTTTTAATTCTATCCCATCTCATGTCCATTTTTAGAACTAAAGCTGTATCTCTATCATGCCCTATTAGTTGAGTTGTGTAGGAAACCTGCATTATACATGATGGCTATTTATATTTCTGGTTAAATCACTTCCAGCTCCTTTCATAGTGTGCTGGTGTCAACTACATGCTGATGCTGTATTTGAATCTATTTGTTGGTTTTAATTCTATCCCACATGTCCATTGTTAGAACTAAAGCTGTATCTCTATTTTCACAAATAACTTGTGTTGACAAAACCTAACAATTAGCATCATACTGGATACAACTTTGTGTTTCATTTGTTATATGATTTGGATTATGCAAAGAGCTTTTGCATTTATAGTTTTTCAGCATAGTTTGAGATACAAATTTATAAACCAATGATCTGCTGGACTTTCAGAACTCACTGCAGGGAACAGAAATTTCTAACACAGGTGGTATATCCAAAGAACCAAGTGTGAAGAAGCTTCAGTCCATGCCACCTCCGAAGGGTTTGCCTATGGGACCACCTAAAGGCATGCCTCCAGCACCACTTTCAAGGAGTATGCTTCCACCATcttcaaagtgtattcccccaccACAAACGGTGACTACGGAGTCTATACCAAAGTCGAACATTGAGGATTCATTCCATCATGGTATGATAAATTGTTGTTGGGAATTTAGATGCTATATTTACATTTTTGTCTCTTTGACAAGCTGGGATTTATGTTTTGCCTCATAATTGTGGTTTCAGAGACTAGTCTTAAACTTGTAGAATATGGAGAAGAAGACGAAGATGACACGAGCACTCCTGGAACTACACAAGAAAATTTAACACCATATGCAAATGGGAAACCATTTTGGGCACCGTGATGTTTTGTATGTTATATCTAGTGAGAAATGTTAttgtaaaacaaaatttatttgtgTTAATGAGTTCGAGTTGAAGCTTATAATACGGGTTCCGGTTTTAACATGTCTAATTCTCCTTGAGCCAAATCACTGATGAAATTGTATCATAAAGCAGTTTTGATGAATTCTACATCCAACAGGTGGATGTGACGTCTAGTTGAGGTTGGCTGATTCCTGAGAGAATGTTAGACATGGTACTGTATATTATGTACGATCAAATAATTAATGTTTTTCCAAATTTGCAGTTTTTCTTTATCAGGTTCTAGTTGTACTGAATTTTAAGccataataaatctattaaaaagGATACTTATGGCTTTAATCATGATATTTTCAGTTGGATATGGTTGAAATTTAATCTCAGAGCATCTTTTGACTCAATTATTTAGAAGAAAATAAAATCAAGACTGCCCTTACAGAGAATCTTTATAACTTGCAAAAACCAAATTGACATGTGAGAGCCAACTGACCATGGAAGAATGATCAGGCAGCAAAAAGCTAACCATGTCTTCttggattttttcttttttctttttggtgtGGCAACTTTTTCTCAACTGGAGAAAATTCTTCCAGTAAAAATGATTTGTGCAGTTCTCCGTGTAGGGATAGCAAGGATCTTTCCAAATACCATCAGAGAATTCTTCATTCTCTCCGACTGGGCAAGTGATGTTCAAGGTCTCTCAGTGAGAGACGAAGATTAAGCATGATTTTTTGGCACTGATACGAACTTAACTTGAAGTATTATGATGGAGCAGGTTTTGTAAGACTTTTTTGTAGCAATTGTTTCTTTTTACTTAAAGCTTTTTAGGCCCTGCTTCCGGCCTCCTATTTTGAAAACATTATGTATAATATTTTGCCTTTACATGCATAAGTATGGCAGACATGAGTGGCATTCCTGTTATTACCTTCACTGTTGTTTCCTTTCCATGTCCATTTTATCATATATTCGGTACTTTATATGCATTTCTATGCATCAGTTGCCACTGTTAATAGCATTCTGCtcgaaataaaaaaattcaatgtgTTTTCAGTGGTTGCTATCTAAAGATGGATTGTTATGTAAGAACCATGCAATCCGCTTTCAAAATTTGGATACCGTGATTGCATTGATAGTCCTGGGCTTCCCAAGTCAGTGGGTTAGATGCAACAAAATAAGCTTTGAAAGCAGGTCGACTTTTTTCTTTACAGAAGTGGATATCACGGATCAGCTAGCCATTTTTACAAGCACAGGCATGTGCCTAGGGAACATGCACCTCCTCGGAACTATGAGTTAGCCATACCAAGGCTGAAACAATCTGTAGGGTTTGAAAAGCCACAAAAAAAGCTTTAGCATCTTTTAGAAAGTTCTTCTGATGTCTGTATCATAAGCGAGCAGTTATTGTCCAGGCCTATTAGAAAGGAAACAAAATCTGATTAGCATTTTAGTAGTACAGGCAATAGCAGTTATGTTCATCAAATGTTTATGTGCTAATAGTCTATCTGAATGATGCTTACAAAATTGGCTGCAAACATATCATCCAAAAGTGCACGTAATATGAAATAGGGGCAGAAATGGAGGCAGCATCTTAAATGAAATCCTTTAGTATATTTACATTGCAGATTTTTCTGAAGGGAGTCTTTCAAGGTATTTTTATTGGGCTTTGAGGTCCACGGGTGTGAAAATATTGTATTTCAGCTTCATCGGCATTGATAGCGTCATTTGATCCTTCATAAAAGAGAAGGGGTCACCTAATTTTAAAACACTATTCGAGGCTATGGGAGTTTCTATTATTGTGCTTGTATCTTACAGAAATTGCAGCAAATTCGAGCAGCTAAGTTGGGACATAATGCTAAGGGTGCCTGGGGAGACATGCCAATAGGTATATGAAAAACCTGACCAGACCAAGACAATTAGGAGAAATATGGTCCAAGCAGAATCAAAAGCCAGAGGCTTTGGATGGAGGTGTTCAAGGGGTTCTGGCTATTTTTTAACAAATACAGAGTAAAATCTAAAAAATAGTCTTTGTTGTGGCTGTGTAATTCATTGATTTGTCATTTTTTGCCTTCTAGGACACCGAAACAAATCATATTTACCCTACTTTTGACATGCCCgaatatttagacattctcttgtTCAAATTATATTGGTGAAAGTTTATGAATGGTATGTATTCCAAATTATAGGTGATCTGGGGCATTGTTTTTGGCTACGGTAGCCTGGTGATATAATCTAAACAATGGAGGGTATGTGGAATGGTGGACCTGTAATTTTCTACGATAGTGTTACTAACATTCCATAATTTCAATATGTAATTATCTATTAAAAGTTCATTATTGGGTTTAATGTTAAGAGGTACCCTAACATTAGTCATATTCAGCCTTCTGAAGCTCTCAAAAGctgcattttttgtttttcaaatttttgttttcCGCGATGTCTTTGAGGCTGCCATGAACACTGGGAAAAGTAGAGTTTTCCCAAGAACTTTATTTGAATCTTTTGAATGAAACGTTCCCAAAGAACTTTCCTTAGAGGACTACTTTCGGAAATCAAGGTTCTTGAAAGAAAATACTTTGAAAGAAAATCTGGGAAAACCTTTAGGGGATTTCACTGCGGGAAGAAATTTCTTTTAATCTATAaaacaaataattta is part of the Cryptomeria japonica chromosome 10, Sugi_1.0, whole genome shotgun sequence genome and harbors:
- the LOC131031529 gene encoding protein RIK isoform X1; translation: MKEDSPAKVTEDAGSNPGAATVRQRKKRKWDQPAESVISAGFPITGMVSVAGAGALHGFGLPGTVPSLAGVIPSGVMTSAFMSASQISPAVSLVQQNAAAIVQKINQDLATKGLLPQPKIQDELIAREIVINDADPTVRYKLTKRQTQEEIQAKTGAVVITRGKYRPPNGPIENEKPLYLHISSGAHLKDMAERIKAVDLAAAMVEEILRQGRQPQSASTLLCGVPVAGGLATPPFSTAVFVGLEADPTLNLVSRIRGPNDQYINHIMNETGATVVLRGRGSGNYEGPLGEELQQPLHLFISSDNAKSLDDAKSLADNLLETVRSECLKSRPPTYQVAVVGSSATPVMLTASVQSSIPSYQVPSYAISSVSVGPYAGVYPQAVMSYTQTNVPNVQSLVSADTLSLSSSIPQPGSVNSVTSMATEINKSSTTRVYNAVPPPQQLMSETVITKANTVKSDVMSELESSALGTDLAVVASSSSNACISLLGNTSSSIATLLNLAGTGVYPQLQQNQQTQSVHISGASSGTSYNGYGGIYPQATPLQQVALALQRPPPPVSVKPGSLISANVPTKAQSSYSNGQIGKQPPKRRKFQELPVASKQPSRDYQNSLQGTEISNTGGISKEPSVKKLQSMPPPKGLPMGPPKGMPPAPLSRSMLPPSSKCIPPPQTVTTESIPKSNIEDSFHHETSLKLVEYGEEDEDDTSTPGTTQENLTPYANGKPFWAP